A region of uncultured Carboxylicivirga sp. DNA encodes the following proteins:
- a CDS encoding isoprenylcysteine carboxylmethyltransferase family protein produces the protein MMAIYLFAYYCVFLVTVFVIPSYITYKKTGINPFRFDKKETAINYVGKAYKMISSLAFITIILNAFFPQIMTYLVPIEYLNSNTLPWIGLALLHLTFILIVIAQRNMADEWRIGIDDENKVNLVTKGLFSITRNPIFLAVIIQFIGLFLMIPNMITAILLVSGILVIQIQVRLEEEFLLEAIGDEYKTYKSKVKRWLI, from the coding sequence ATGATGGCTATCTATTTATTTGCTTATTACTGTGTTTTTCTGGTTACTGTTTTTGTTATACCCAGCTACATCACCTACAAAAAAACAGGTATAAATCCCTTTCGGTTTGATAAAAAGGAAACAGCCATTAATTATGTGGGGAAAGCTTATAAAATGATTTCATCATTGGCATTTATAACCATTATACTAAACGCTTTCTTTCCTCAAATAATGACTTATTTAGTACCCATTGAATATCTCAATAGCAACACATTACCCTGGATAGGATTGGCATTATTACATTTGACATTCATCTTAATTGTGATTGCTCAACGTAATATGGCTGATGAATGGCGCATTGGCATTGATGACGAGAATAAGGTAAATCTGGTAACCAAAGGACTCTTCTCCATTACACGAAATCCAATTTTTCTGGCTGTCATCATTCAATTTATTGGCTTATTTCTTATGATACCAAATATGATTACTGCGATATTATTAGTTTCTGGTATTTTGGTTATCCAGATACAGGTACGTTTGGAAGAAGAATTTTTGCTAGAAGCAATAGGAGATGAATATAAAACCTACAAGAGTAAGGTTAAAAGATGGCTGATCTGA
- a CDS encoding CPBP family intramembrane glutamic endopeptidase produces the protein MKNPKEQTNKKLLIEIGLVLLTGTGKFLFMDYLNWRLPFIVFAIIFWVLYVIFIHRKDKMALQMWGFRNDNFWKVTGMVAPFGFIAIVLFTLIGWYQNTLNITWHLLPILILYPMWGIVQQFLVIGIIAGNLQSMKTYKIPAFINITLTAILFGLFHYPFWWLVTGTFFLALFYGYIYLKQRNIYVLGIFHGWLAALFYYTVVGRDPFIEVFGKYFQ, from the coding sequence ATGAAAAACCCTAAAGAACAAACGAACAAAAAACTACTTATTGAAATAGGGCTTGTTCTTCTGACCGGAACAGGAAAATTTTTGTTTATGGATTATCTTAACTGGAGATTACCTTTTATTGTTTTTGCAATTATTTTTTGGGTTTTGTATGTAATATTTATTCACAGAAAAGATAAAATGGCTTTACAGATGTGGGGCTTTCGGAATGATAATTTTTGGAAAGTAACAGGTATGGTGGCACCTTTTGGATTTATAGCCATTGTACTATTTACATTGATAGGTTGGTACCAAAACACACTTAATATTACATGGCACCTGCTGCCCATCCTGATTTTATATCCCATGTGGGGTATTGTTCAGCAGTTTTTAGTCATAGGAATTATTGCAGGCAATCTACAATCAATGAAGACATATAAAATTCCTGCATTTATAAATATTACTCTTACAGCAATATTATTCGGATTATTCCATTATCCGTTTTGGTGGTTAGTGACCGGCACATTTTTTCTCGCATTATTTTACGGCTACATATATCTTAAGCAACGAAATATTTATGTGTTGGGCATTTTTCACGGATGGTTAGCCGCATTGTTCTATTATACTGTAGTAGGCCGGGATCCTTTTATTGAAGTATTTGGTAAATATTTCCAATAA
- a CDS encoding CocE/NonD family hydrolase, with amino-acid sequence MNQILKLIVKYVIKSHNTSSVDAVKNSILRIMLLFGIFMGHVNITEGSNHDTDYLLENYTKLEVEIPMRDGVKLFTVIYTPKDRSESYPILYNRTPYNVAPYGEDYGFNFRRGLFPEFLREKFIFVFQDVRGRFMSEGKYQHMTPFIANKSSNSDVDESSDAYDTIDWLIKNLENNNGRAGMWGISYPGYYTSCAAIDAHPALKCVSPQAPISDWFYDDPHHHGAFFLLNMGFFAAMDIPRQSPYQDWLEPYDWNNPDGYDFFMKMGPLSNVKKYYFGDSITFWNELAKHPNYDQFWQDRNILPHLKDIKPAVLVVGGWYDAEDLYGTFKTYRSIEENSPNGNNRLVIGPWIHGGWARTDGDYLGNVSFEEKTSLYYRHQIELPFFKYYLKDEGSLDVAEATLFMTGKNEWREFDQWPPKDVESKKLFFHDKGKLSFSAVQSTEQPFDEFVSDPSKPVPYTEETAFGMTKEYMTDDQRFAARRPDVLVFETDVLEEELILAGPLMARLKVSTTGTDADWVVKLIDVYPSDAEDNAHTRPGLKMAGYQQMVRSEVIRGRFRNSYENPEPFKPGKVEDINLELQDVLHCFKKGHKIMIQVQSSWFPLVDRNPQKYVDNIFEALPEDFIKATHKVYHSTQNQSFIEVNLLKE; translated from the coding sequence ATGAATCAAATACTGAAACTAATAGTTAAGTACGTTATTAAAAGTCATAATACCAGTTCTGTAGATGCAGTTAAAAATAGTATACTGAGGATTATGTTGCTGTTTGGTATTTTTATGGGTCATGTAAATATAACTGAAGGAAGCAATCACGATACAGATTATTTGCTTGAAAATTATACCAAATTAGAAGTAGAAATTCCCATGCGCGATGGGGTTAAATTGTTTACAGTTATTTATACCCCTAAAGATAGGTCGGAGAGCTATCCTATTTTATACAACCGCACTCCATATAATGTAGCACCCTATGGTGAGGATTATGGTTTTAATTTCAGAAGGGGTTTGTTTCCTGAGTTTCTTCGTGAGAAATTCATTTTTGTATTTCAGGATGTTAGAGGGAGATTTATGTCGGAAGGTAAATACCAACACATGACTCCTTTTATTGCAAATAAAAGCTCAAATAGTGATGTGGATGAGAGTTCTGATGCTTATGATACCATTGACTGGTTGATTAAAAATTTGGAAAACAATAACGGACGAGCCGGAATGTGGGGTATTTCTTATCCGGGTTATTATACTTCATGTGCTGCTATTGATGCCCATCCTGCTTTAAAATGTGTATCACCCCAGGCACCTATTTCAGATTGGTTCTACGACGATCCGCATCATCACGGTGCTTTCTTTTTATTAAACATGGGATTTTTTGCTGCAATGGATATTCCCCGGCAAAGTCCATATCAGGACTGGCTTGAACCCTATGACTGGAACAATCCCGATGGATATGACTTCTTCATGAAGATGGGACCATTATCAAATGTGAAAAAATACTATTTCGGAGATAGCATTACATTCTGGAATGAATTAGCGAAGCATCCAAATTACGATCAATTCTGGCAAGACCGAAATATTCTTCCTCATCTGAAAGATATTAAACCTGCCGTATTGGTTGTTGGCGGATGGTATGATGCAGAAGATCTGTATGGAACTTTTAAAACGTATAGATCCATTGAGGAAAATTCACCAAATGGAAACAACCGTTTGGTAATCGGTCCATGGATTCATGGAGGCTGGGCACGCACAGATGGCGATTATTTGGGAAATGTTTCTTTCGAGGAAAAAACATCATTGTATTATCGTCACCAGATTGAGCTGCCGTTTTTTAAGTACTATCTCAAGGATGAAGGTAGTTTAGATGTGGCTGAAGCAACTCTTTTTATGACCGGCAAAAACGAATGGAGAGAGTTCGATCAGTGGCCGCCAAAAGATGTGGAATCAAAGAAACTCTTTTTTCACGATAAGGGAAAGCTGTCGTTTTCAGCTGTTCAATCAACAGAACAGCCCTTTGATGAATTCGTTAGCGACCCTTCTAAACCTGTCCCATATACCGAAGAGACTGCCTTTGGTATGACCAAGGAATACATGACCGATGATCAGCGTTTTGCTGCCCGTCGACCTGATGTATTGGTTTTTGAAACGGATGTGCTGGAGGAGGAACTGATTTTAGCCGGACCATTAATGGCTCGTTTGAAAGTATCCACAACCGGAACCGATGCCGATTGGGTAGTAAAATTAATTGATGTCTATCCATCAGATGCGGAGGATAATGCACATACCCGACCAGGACTAAAAATGGCAGGATATCAACAAATGGTTCGCAGCGAAGTAATCCGTGGTCGTTTCCGTAATAGTTATGAGAACCCTGAGCCTTTTAAACCGGGGAAAGTAGAAGATATTAATCTGGAGTTGCAGGATGTATTACATTGCTTTAAAAAAGGGCATAAGATAATGATTCAGGTTCAGAGCTCTTGGTTTCCTTTAGTTGACCGAAATCCGCAGAAATATGTGGATAATATTTTTGAGGCTTTACCTGAGGATTTTATCAAGGCTACACATAAGGTCTATCATTCAACCCAAAACCAATCTTTTATTGAAGTTAACCTGCTGAAGGAATAG
- a CDS encoding NAD(P)H-dependent glycerol-3-phosphate dehydrogenase has translation MNQMHMDETSTVGIIGSGSWATAIAKMLLNNVPSINWYFRNPIHITEFKKKKHNPNYLSSVMFETENIFFSDDINEIVKRSDIIILAVPSAFIKSALSDLSEPLNDKFIVSAIKGLVPQENLIIGQYLHKFYNVPTDSIGVISGPCHAEEVALERLSYLTIACQDIKRGRKFASFLDCSYIMTSVTDDIYGTEYSAVLKNIMAVASGICHGLGYGDNFQAVLISNGIQEIKRFVDTVHPITRDIKSSAYLGDLLVTAYSQFSRNRMFGTMVGKGYSVKYAQMEMLMIAEGYYAVKSIKEINDKYKVNMPICEAVYNIIYEKISPAIEIRLLTEHLR, from the coding sequence ATGAACCAAATGCATATGGATGAAACATCAACGGTAGGAATAATTGGTAGCGGCAGCTGGGCTACAGCCATAGCAAAGATGTTGTTGAACAATGTTCCTTCTATCAACTGGTACTTCCGTAACCCAATACACATTACCGAATTCAAAAAGAAAAAACACAACCCTAATTATCTTTCAAGTGTGATGTTTGAAACAGAGAATATTTTCTTCTCTGATGACATCAATGAGATTGTAAAAAGATCAGATATAATTATACTGGCTGTTCCTTCAGCGTTTATCAAATCAGCACTTTCCGATCTTTCTGAGCCACTGAATGATAAATTCATTGTATCGGCTATTAAGGGTTTGGTTCCCCAGGAAAACCTGATTATCGGACAGTACCTGCATAAATTTTACAACGTACCAACCGACTCTATCGGAGTTATCAGTGGACCTTGTCATGCTGAAGAGGTTGCTTTGGAACGTTTGTCTTATCTTACTATTGCTTGTCAGGATATTAAACGGGGTAGAAAATTTGCCTCGTTCCTCGATTGTTCCTATATCATGACATCTGTAACAGATGATATTTATGGAACTGAGTATTCGGCTGTTCTGAAAAACATTATGGCTGTTGCTTCCGGTATTTGTCACGGATTAGGTTATGGTGATAACTTCCAGGCGGTATTAATCTCCAATGGTATACAAGAAATAAAACGATTTGTAGACACTGTACATCCGATAACGCGTGATATAAAAAGCTCGGCATACCTCGGTGACTTACTGGTAACAGCTTATTCACAATTTAGTCGAAACCGGATGTTTGGTACCATGGTAGGTAAAGGATACTCGGTTAAATATGCACAAATGGAGATGCTGATGATAGCAGAGGGATACTATGCAGTTAAAAGTATTAAAGAGATCAATGATAAATACAAAGTAAACATGCCAATTTGCGAAGCGGTTTACAATATCATCTACGAGAAAATATCACCAGCAATTGAAATTCGGTTGCTGACAGAACATTTAAGATAA
- the lysS gene encoding lysine--tRNA ligase, whose translation MSRMSTLELSEQEIIRRNSLQELSKLGINAYPAEQYKTTHFSREIKQEFDPEKENLKEVCIAGRIMSRRIMGKASFVELQDSEGRIQIYLNRDDLCPGEDKELYNTVFKKYLDIGDIIGVKGFVFNTQMGETTVHVKEMTILSKSLKPLPIVKEKDGKSYDAFTDPEQRYRQRYVDLIVNPAVKDVFKKRATIIKTMRQMFDDMGYLEVETPILQSIPGGASARPFITHHNALDIPLYLRIANELYLKRLIVGGFEGVYEFAKDFRNEGMDRTHNPEFTVMEIYVAYKDYNWMMEFTETMLEKVAMALHGTTKVKIGDKEIDFKAPYRRLSMIDAIKEYTGIDITGMNEEQLRAVCADLEIEIDDTFGKGKLIDEIFGEKCEGHMIQPTFITDYPVEMSPLCKKHRDNPELTERFELMVNGKELCNAYTELNDPIDQLGRFQEQLRLSEKGDDEAMFIDHDFVRALEYGMPPTSGMGIGIDRLTMFMTGEESIQDVLFFPQMRPEKKPQIDTDDKFTALGIPEEWVSVIRKAGFNKVSALKEVKPGKLFQDICGLNKKHKLGLTNPSQDDVINWLA comes from the coding sequence ATAAGCAGAATGAGTACGTTGGAACTGAGCGAACAGGAAATTATCAGACGCAATAGCTTGCAAGAACTGAGCAAGTTGGGTATTAACGCATATCCGGCTGAACAATATAAAACCACTCACTTTTCAAGAGAGATAAAACAGGAATTCGATCCTGAAAAAGAAAACCTTAAGGAGGTTTGCATTGCAGGTCGAATCATGAGTCGTCGTATTATGGGTAAAGCCTCGTTTGTTGAGTTGCAGGATTCAGAAGGACGTATTCAAATCTACCTTAACCGCGACGATTTATGTCCGGGTGAAGACAAAGAACTTTACAATACAGTATTCAAAAAATATCTGGATATCGGTGATATCATTGGTGTGAAAGGTTTTGTGTTTAACACTCAGATGGGTGAAACCACCGTTCATGTGAAAGAAATGACCATCTTAAGCAAATCGTTAAAACCACTTCCGATTGTTAAAGAAAAAGATGGTAAATCATATGATGCCTTCACCGATCCTGAACAACGTTATCGTCAGCGTTACGTTGATCTAATTGTAAATCCGGCGGTAAAAGACGTATTTAAAAAACGCGCTACCATCATTAAAACCATGCGTCAGATGTTTGACGATATGGGTTACCTTGAAGTTGAAACACCAATTCTGCAATCCATTCCGGGTGGTGCTTCTGCACGTCCGTTTATTACACATCACAATGCATTGGACATTCCATTGTATTTACGTATTGCCAATGAGCTTTATCTGAAGCGCTTGATTGTTGGTGGATTTGAGGGTGTTTACGAGTTTGCTAAGGATTTCCGTAACGAAGGAATGGACCGTACACATAATCCTGAGTTTACTGTAATGGAAATTTATGTGGCTTACAAGGATTACAACTGGATGATGGAATTTACCGAAACCATGTTGGAAAAAGTAGCCATGGCTTTACACGGTACCACGAAAGTGAAGATCGGTGATAAAGAGATAGATTTTAAAGCTCCTTATCGTCGTTTGAGTATGATTGATGCCATTAAAGAATATACTGGTATTGATATCACTGGCATGAATGAAGAGCAGCTTCGTGCTGTTTGTGCTGATTTGGAAATAGAAATTGACGATACCTTCGGAAAAGGTAAGTTGATTGATGAAATATTTGGTGAGAAATGTGAAGGACACATGATTCAGCCAACATTTATTACTGATTATCCGGTTGAGATGTCACCTTTGTGTAAGAAACACCGCGATAATCCGGAATTAACAGAGCGTTTTGAATTGATGGTTAATGGTAAAGAGCTTTGTAATGCTTATACCGAGTTAAATGATCCTATCGACCAGTTGGGACGCTTCCAGGAACAATTACGACTGTCGGAAAAAGGTGATGATGAAGCCATGTTTATCGATCACGATTTTGTACGTGCTTTGGAATATGGTATGCCTCCTACATCGGGTATGGGTATCGGTATCGACCGTTTAACCATGTTTATGACAGGCGAAGAATCAATTCAGGATGTATTATTCTTCCCACAAATGCGTCCTGAGAAAAAACCTCAGATAGATACTGATGACAAATTTACTGCTTTGGGTATTCCTGAAGAATGGGTATCTGTTATCAGAAAAGCAGGATTCAACAAAGTGAGTGCGTTGAAAGAAGTAAAGCCTGGAAAACTATTTCAGGACATCTGCGGACTGAACAAAAAGCATAAATTAGGTTTAACCAATCCTTCACAGGACGACGTTATAAACTGGTTAGCTTAA
- a CDS encoding HAD family phosphatase codes for MDLKRFAGIEAFLFDLGGVIIDIDVQKAIDGFINIGMKGIEDQITKSHHIGLFKAFERGDIDEREFLSSIKKQTGDHISDEQIIEAWQSILVEFPIERVQILEKLHQNYHTYILSNTNGIHLKKFSKMAKGYEHIEELFTAAYYSYELGCSKPEKCAFEKVIELSGLKPETTLFLDDSEVNLKAAEELGFKTQLVTKSNSMIEIFK; via the coding sequence ATGGATTTAAAGCGATTTGCTGGAATTGAAGCTTTTTTGTTTGATTTGGGAGGTGTTATTATTGATATCGATGTACAAAAAGCCATTGATGGTTTTATAAATATTGGTATGAAAGGAATTGAAGACCAGATTACAAAGAGTCATCACATTGGTTTGTTTAAAGCTTTTGAGCGAGGCGATATTGATGAAAGAGAGTTTCTGTCCAGCATTAAAAAGCAAACAGGTGATCATATTTCAGATGAACAAATTATTGAAGCCTGGCAATCCATTTTGGTTGAGTTTCCTATCGAAAGAGTCCAGATACTGGAAAAACTGCATCAAAATTATCATACCTATATTTTAAGTAATACCAATGGTATTCATTTAAAAAAATTCAGTAAGATGGCTAAGGGCTATGAACATATCGAAGAATTGTTTACAGCGGCCTATTATTCATATGAGTTGGGATGCAGCAAGCCTGAAAAATGTGCTTTCGAAAAGGTAATTGAGTTATCAGGATTGAAGCCTGAAACCACTTTATTTCTTGATGATTCTGAAGTTAATTTGAAGGCAGCTGAAGAATTGGGGTTTAAAACGCAATTGGTAACAAAATCTAATTCAATGATTGAGATATTTAAATAA
- a CDS encoding SPOR domain-containing protein: MKNIISMMLVIGLITLVSSCKNTPEKQAQKPQTKVVEKPVKDTLAVDTLKKVAEVEVKKPEPPKPDDKYFLIAGSFQSRENAEIFKLRLEEQGYSSSIIERRHGPNTEFYKVSYKSFYDKNEAFAELRRARNTEGNDNVWLLVKK; the protein is encoded by the coding sequence ATGAAAAATATTATTAGCATGATGCTTGTTATAGGTTTGATTACCTTGGTTAGCTCATGTAAAAACACTCCTGAGAAGCAAGCTCAGAAACCCCAGACCAAAGTGGTTGAAAAACCTGTAAAAGATACTCTTGCGGTAGATACTTTGAAAAAAGTAGCTGAAGTTGAGGTTAAAAAACCAGAACCTCCTAAACCGGATGATAAATACTTTTTAATAGCCGGTAGTTTTCAAAGTAGAGAGAACGCTGAGATTTTTAAGTTACGTCTGGAAGAGCAAGGTTATTCATCCAGCATCATCGAAAGAAGACACGGACCTAATACTGAATTTTATAAAGTATCATACAAATCGTTTTACGATAAAAATGAAGCCTTTGCCGAACTACGAAGGGCCAGAAATACAGAAGGCAATGATAATGTGTGGCTTTTGGTAAAAAAATAA
- a CDS encoding response regulator transcription factor: MDTSNYKILLVDDEPDIIEFLGYNLRKEGFTVFTANNGEQGLKVAQAEIPELIILDVMMPEMDGIETCEEIKRIPALKNSIVAFLTARGEDYSQIAGFDAGADDYITKPIKPKVLISRVKALLKRYHPNDDSKSTESSAETINIGDLTIDRERYIVISSGEEMVLPKKEFELLLLLVSKPEKVFTRDEIYTSVWGDNIIVGDRTIDVHIRKLREKIGQDHIRTIKGVGYKFVD, from the coding sequence ATGGATACATCGAATTATAAAATACTTTTGGTTGATGACGAACCCGACATTATTGAATTTCTGGGTTACAACTTAAGAAAAGAAGGTTTTACTGTATTTACAGCCAACAATGGCGAACAAGGGTTAAAAGTAGCTCAGGCCGAAATACCCGAATTGATTATCCTTGATGTGATGATGCCAGAAATGGATGGTATTGAAACATGTGAAGAAATTAAACGAATTCCGGCACTTAAAAATTCTATTGTGGCTTTTTTAACTGCCCGTGGTGAAGATTATTCTCAGATAGCCGGATTTGACGCAGGAGCCGACGACTATATAACCAAACCCATTAAACCAAAGGTGCTTATTTCAAGAGTTAAGGCGCTCTTAAAAAGGTATCATCCAAACGATGATTCCAAATCTACCGAATCATCAGCTGAAACCATTAATATTGGTGATCTTACCATCGATCGCGAACGTTATATTGTAATCAGTTCAGGAGAAGAGATGGTCTTGCCAAAGAAAGAATTTGAATTGTTGCTTCTGTTGGTTTCAAAGCCAGAGAAAGTATTTACCCGCGACGAGATTTACACCTCTGTATGGGGTGATAACATCATTGTTGGCGACAGAACCATTGATGTACATATCAGAAAGTTACGCGAAAAAATTGGTCAGGATCATATCCGCACAATTAAGGGAGTTGGATATAAATTTGTGGACTAA
- a CDS encoding ATP-binding protein, whose product MKSLEPQKITGFISLGFLFLAAIFFIANFYSPNLYYSLAISIPLFFALSFALVSYFINNFIYSRIKPIYKSIHGFKQDDIQSEDPNKNDILSSINKEVADWMNNRNQEILELKQMEKYRKEFLGNVSHELKTPIFNIQGYILTLLDGGLDDPNINMLYLNRTEKSINRMISIVDDLEAISKLEAGELELNITSYNIIQMFDEVIEMQEIRANEKHIKLKFGKGSERPILVNADKERMFQVVINLIVNSINYGKKGGQTTVSFYDMDNRVLVEIKDNGIGIAEEHLPRIFERFYRADKSRSREQGGTGLGLAIVKHIIEAHKQRINVSSKVGQGTSFTFTMEKAP is encoded by the coding sequence ATGAAATCGTTGGAACCTCAGAAAATTACTGGATTTATTTCTTTGGGTTTTCTTTTTTTGGCCGCCATCTTCTTTATAGCAAATTTCTATAGCCCTAATTTATATTACTCTTTAGCCATCTCAATACCTCTTTTCTTTGCTTTATCGTTTGCATTGGTAAGCTATTTCATCAACAACTTTATTTATTCGCGAATTAAACCAATCTATAAATCGATTCACGGATTTAAACAAGATGATATACAGTCTGAAGATCCAAATAAGAATGATATTCTTTCGTCGATCAATAAAGAAGTCGCTGACTGGATGAACAACCGAAACCAGGAAATCCTGGAACTTAAGCAAATGGAGAAATACCGGAAAGAATTTCTGGGTAATGTATCTCATGAGTTAAAAACACCCATCTTTAATATTCAGGGATATATCTTAACCTTACTCGATGGTGGATTAGACGATCCTAACATCAACATGCTTTACCTCAATCGTACTGAGAAAAGTATTAACCGTATGATTAGTATCGTGGATGATCTGGAAGCTATTTCAAAACTGGAAGCTGGTGAATTAGAATTGAACATTACGTCGTACAACATTATTCAAATGTTTGATGAAGTTATTGAAATGCAGGAGATTCGTGCCAATGAGAAACACATTAAACTGAAATTTGGTAAAGGATCAGAACGTCCTATTCTGGTAAATGCAGATAAGGAAAGAATGTTTCAGGTAGTAATCAATCTGATTGTAAATTCCATTAATTACGGTAAAAAAGGCGGACAGACAACAGTCAGCTTCTATGATATGGATAACCGTGTTCTGGTAGAAATAAAAGATAACGGTATTGGTATTGCCGAAGAACATCTTCCGCGTATATTCGAACGATTTTACCGTGCTGATAAAAGCCGAAGCAGAGAGCAGGGAGGTACAGGTCTTGGACTTGCCATTGTGAAGCATATCATTGAAGCTCACAAACAAAGAATTAACGTAAGCAGTAAAGTAGGACAAGGAACTTCCTTTACTTTTACTATGGAAAAAGCTCCTTAA